The genomic window ATCACGCTTGGCAATCATGCGTGGGATCAGCGCGAGGCGCTTGTCTTCATCGAGCGTGCGCCGCGTCTCATCAGGCCGGCGAATTTCCCTCCAGGAACACCGGGGCGCGGTGCAGCGCTGGTCGAAACGAAAAAAGGCAAGCGCGCACTCGTGATCAACGGGATTGGCCGCGTGTTCATGCAGCCATTCGATGATCCGTTTAGTGTGCTTGATCGCGAGCTGAACGCTTGTCCGCTGGGGCAAGCGGCGGATGCGGTTGTGGTTGATTTCCACGGTGAGGCAACCAGTGAGAAACAGGCGATCGGTTATTTCTGTGACGGGCGGGCGAGCCTTGTGGTCGGAACGCATACCCACGTGCCGACGTCCGATCATCGCATTTTACCCGGCGGCACGGCTTACATGACTGATGCCGGCATGACCGGCGATTACCATTCGATCATCGGCATGGATCGTGAAGAGCCGCTGGGGCGTTTTCTGCGCGGCTACCCAGCGGGGCGTTTTGAGCCGGCAGAGGGCGCCGCCACACTCAGCGGCGTTGCGGTTGAAACAGTTGATGCGACCGGGCTCGCGGCGAAAGTGGCGGCTGTGCGGATCGGTCCGCTGCTGGAATGCGCGGTGCCGGACTTCTGGCAAAAAACCTAAATCCTGCTCGCCTACACCGCTAAAATCGATCAATCCGTCTTTAATTTTATCCGGGCCGGGCCTATAAACCCGCGCCGTCGGGCGATCTTTGAATGCCGCCCGCGAATCGCAACTTTTGAGAGACTCCCGCATGGCCGGACATTCCCAATTCAAGAACATCATGCACCGCAAGGGCAAGCAGGACGCGATGAAGTCCAAGGTGTTCGGCAAGCTCGCGCGCGAAATCACTGTGGCGGCCAAGCTCGGTACGCCCGATCCGGCGATGAATCCGCGGCTGCGCGCTGCGGTGGTTGCGGCTCGTGCGGAAAACATGCCGAAGGACAACATCGAGCGTGCCATCAAGAAGGCCGTCGGCGGCGAAGGCGAGAGCTACGATGAAATTCGTTACGAGGGATATGGTCCCGGTGGTGTCGCGGTCATCGTTGAAGCGCTGACGGACAACCGCAATCGCGCGGCCTCCGACATCCGCTCCTATTTCACCAAGTCGGGCGGCAACCTTGGGGAAACCGGCTCGGTGTCTTTCATGTTCGATCGCCTTGGCGTGATCGAATACGACGCGAAGGTAGCGTCGTCTGACGACATGCTGGAAGCTGCGATCGAGGCCGGCGCCGACGATGTTGTCTCGAGCGAGGATGGTCACGAGGTGTTTGCCTCGCAGGATACGTTCCGCGAAGTTGCCAAGGGACTGGAAGCGAAGTTCGGCGAACCGCGCAAAGCGGCGCTTGTGTGGAAGCCGCAGAACACCATCACGGTCGATGACGAAACCGGCGAGAAGCTGTTCAAGCTGCTCGACTTGCTGAACGAGCACGACGACGTCCAGAATGTCTATGCAAACTTCGAGGTTTCGGACGCCCTCGCCGCGAAGATGGCCGGCTAATCTCGCGCGCTCAATTCCGGTTGTTCCGAGGGCGGTGCCATGCCCTCGAATCTCATGTCTTCTTGGATAAAAACGGCGCGGTCGTGGTAGGACTGGACCATGACCTCTCTACCGATTCGCTCGCCCGTTCGTATTCTGGGGATCGATCCGGGCTTGCGCCGGACCGGCTGGGGCGTGATCGATATTGATGGGAATCGCCTGATCTATGTTGGTTGCGGTTCGGTGGAATCCCGCGAAACGCTTTCGCTGGCCGAGCGATTGCTTGCCATCCATGAGGGGCTTGCCCGCGTGCTCGGCGACTTCAAGCCTCTGGAAGCTGCGGTTGAGCAGACCTTCGTCAACAAGGATGGCGCATCAACGCTGAAGCTCGGCCAAGCCCGTGGCGTGGCCATGCTCGCGCCGGCTCAGTTCGGTATTTCGGTGTCGGAGTATGCTCCCAATCAGGTGAAGAAAACGGTGGTCGGCGCGGGGCATGCTGACAAGAACCAGATTCGCGTCATGCTCGGTGTGTTATTGCCGAAGGCTGATCCGAAAACACCGGACGCCGCCGATGCGCTAGCGATTGCCATCACGCATGCACATCACCGGCAAAGCGCGTTGCTGAAGGTGAAAGTTGCACTTTAAAGAGCGTGTCCGCAGGTGGCGAAGTCCGCCGTTCGATGCGATGATGGCCGAAATTGAGGATTGTTTTCAATGGACGTGACGGCCCTGACAATTTTTGCACTCGCGATTCTCGTGGCGGCGGCGTCGCCCGGTCCTGCCATCGCGGCGCTGCTCGCGCGCGTCATCGGGCGCGGCACTGCTGGCGTTCCCGCTTTCATTGGCGGAATCGTGCTGGGTGACATCACGTGGCTGGCTGTCGCGGTGCTCGGACTGTCATTCGTCGCGAACAGCTTCGCGGTGATCTTCGCGATCATCAAATACGTCGGTGCGGCCTATCTTCTTTTTATCGCTTGGCGTTTGTGGACGGCTCCCGCGACTCCTGTTGATGTGAACGCAGCGACGAACGTCGATGGCAAGCCGTTGCGCTCGTTTCTCGGCGGATTGCTGCTGACGCTCGGTAATCCCAAAACCATTGCATTTTATCTCGCGCTGACACCGACACTGATCGATGTCTCGCGCATCGATTTTATCGGTTACGCTGAGCTGGCAGGCATCATTGCTATAGTTCTGGTGTTTGTGCTGGGCGGATACGCACTGGCGGCGGCACGCGCGCGCTCGCTGTTTCGCAGCTCTCGCGCGATGCGTCTGCTCAATCGGATCGGCGGTACGGTGATGGCAGGGGCGGCTGCGGCCGTCGCGACACGATAGGGCGGGGCGTGATTGGAAAGCTTAAAGGTTTGATCGACTCCTACGGCGAGGACTATGTGATCCTCGACGTGCAGGGAGTCGGATACCAGGTGCATTGTTCAGCTCGCACACTGCAGGCCCTCCCATCGCCCGGTGAAGCCGCGGTGCTCTCCATCGAAACGTATGTGCGCGAGGACCAGATCAAGCTTTTTGGTTTTCGCACCGACATGGAGCGGGAGTGGTTTCGTTTGCTGCAGACCGTGCAGGGTGTCGGCGCCAAGGTTGCGCTTGCGGTGCTGAGCACGTTGCCTCCTTCAGATCTAGCCAATGCGATCGCGCTGCGTGACAAGGCTGCAGTGGCGCGCACGCCGGGGGTTGGGCCGAAAGTTGCCGAACGCATCGTCACCGAATTGAAGGACAAGACCCCGGCGCTGGCGAATGTGGACCCGGCAGTGGTTCATCTTTCTGAAGCCATGGATGATAACCGCGCGCCACGACCTGTGAGTGATGCGATCTCCGCGCTGGTCAATCTTGGCTACGGTCAGCCGCAGGCGGCGGCCGCGATCGCAAGCGCCGCTCGCAGTGCAGGCGATAACGCTGAAACGGCGCAGCTTATTCGGCTGGGGCTGAAAGAGTTGTCAAAGTGAGTGAAGCATGACGACATCCCGCCTAGTGACGCCCGAGCGCCGCGCCGACGACATCGGCGACACTTCGCTGCGGCCCCAGAACCTGTCGGAATTCGTCGGACAGCAGCAGGCGCGCGCCAACCTCCAGATTTTCATTGATGCTGCGCGCAAACGTAATGAAGCACTCGACCACGTGCTGTTTGTCGGTCCTCCAGGATTGGGCAAGACCACGCTGGCGCAAATTGTTGCGCGCGAACTCGGAGTTGGTTTCCGCGCGACTTCGGGGCCGGTGATTGCGAAAGCCGGCGATCTTGCCGCGCTGCTGACCAATCTCGAAGAGCGTGATGTCCTGTTCATCGATGAAATTCATCGCCTCAGTCCATCTGTCGAGGAGGTGCTTTATCCTGCGATGGAGGACTTCCAGCTCGATCTCATCATCGGTGAGGGGCCTGCGGCGCGCTCGGTGAAGATCGATCTGGCGAAGTTCACGCTTGTGGGCGCGACCACGCGAGCCGGGCTTTTAACCAATCCGCTGCGCGATCGCTTTGGCATTCCAGTTCGGCTGAATTTCTATACGGAAGGCGAACTGGAAAAGATCGTCACGCGTGGCGCGCGCGTCCTCAATGTCGGCATGACACCGGATGGCGCGAATGAAATTGCCCGCCGCGCACGCGGCACGCCGCGTATCGCGGGACGGCTTTTGCGCCGGGTGCGCGACTTCGCATCCGCGGCGGACGCATCTGCCATCGATCGCAACATTGCTGACAATGCCCTCGGCGCGCTCGAAGTCGACAACGCAGGTCTCGACGCCATGGACCGGCGCTATCTGACGACCATTGCCCTGAATTATGGAGGTGGTCCGGTTGGGGTGGAGACCATGGCGGCGGCACTCTCGGAGCCGCGCGATGCCATCGAGGATATTATCGAGCCGTATCTCATCCAGTGCGGCTATCTCCAGCGCACCCCCCGCGGGCGGCTGTTAACCTCTCATGCCTTCAAACATCTCGGGTTAGCGGAACCATCCCGTGACCCTGCTCAGTTCGGCCTGT from Nitrobacteraceae bacterium AZCC 1564 includes these protein-coding regions:
- a CDS encoding threonine/homoserine/homoserine lactone efflux protein (product_source=COG1280; cog=COG1280; pfam=PF01810; transmembrane_helix_parts=Outside_1_4,TMhelix_5_27,Inside_28_38,TMhelix_39_61,Outside_62_70,TMhelix_71_93,Inside_94_112,TMhelix_113_135,Outside_136_149,TMhelix_150_172,Inside_173_184,TMhelix_185_204,Outside_205_205), which gives rise to MDVTALTIFALAILVAAASPGPAIAALLARVIGRGTAGVPAFIGGIVLGDITWLAVAVLGLSFVANSFAVIFAIIKYVGAAYLLFIAWRLWTAPATPVDVNAATNVDGKPLRSFLGGLLLTLGNPKTIAFYLALTPTLIDVSRIDFIGYAELAGIIAIVLVFVLGGYALAAARARSLFRSSRAMRLLNRIGGTVMAGAAAAVATR
- a CDS encoding YebC/PmpR family DNA-binding regulatory protein (product_source=TIGR01033; cath_funfam=1.10.10.200,3.30.70.980; cog=COG0217; pfam=PF01709; superfamily=75625; tigrfam=TIGR01033), producing the protein MAGHSQFKNIMHRKGKQDAMKSKVFGKLAREITVAAKLGTPDPAMNPRLRAAVVAARAENMPKDNIERAIKKAVGGEGESYDEIRYEGYGPGGVAVIVEALTDNRNRAASDIRSYFTKSGGNLGETGSVSFMFDRLGVIEYDAKVASSDDMLEAAIEAGADDVVSSEDGHEVFASQDTFREVAKGLEAKFGEPRKAALVWKPQNTITVDDETGEKLFKLLDLLNEHDDVQNVYANFEVSDALAAKMAG
- a CDS encoding metallophosphoesterase (TIGR00282 family) (product_source=TIGR00282; cog=COG1692; ko=KO:K09769; pfam=PF13277; superfamily=56300; tigrfam=TIGR00282); its protein translation is MRILFVGDVVGRSGRTVVNDTLPGLIRDWQLDLVVVNGENAAGGFGITETIYQELLDAGADVITLGNHAWDQREALVFIERAPRLIRPANFPPGTPGRGAALVETKKGKRALVINGIGRVFMQPFDDPFSVLDRELNACPLGQAADAVVVDFHGEATSEKQAIGYFCDGRASLVVGTHTHVPTSDHRILPGGTAYMTDAGMTGDYHSIIGMDREEPLGRFLRGYPAGRFEPAEGAATLSGVAVETVDATGLAAKVAAVRIGPLLECAVPDFWQKT
- a CDS encoding crossover junction endodeoxyribonuclease RuvC (product_source=KO:K01159; cath_funfam=3.30.420.10; cog=COG0817; ko=KO:K01159; pfam=PF02075; superfamily=53098; tigrfam=TIGR00228) — translated: MTSLPIRSPVRILGIDPGLRRTGWGVIDIDGNRLIYVGCGSVESRETLSLAERLLAIHEGLARVLGDFKPLEAAVEQTFVNKDGASTLKLGQARGVAMLAPAQFGISVSEYAPNQVKKTVVGAGHADKNQIRVMLGVLLPKADPKTPDAADALAIAITHAHHRQSALLKVKVAL
- a CDS encoding Holliday junction DNA helicase RuvB (product_source=KO:K03551; cath_funfam=1.10.10.10,1.10.8.60,3.40.50.300; cog=COG2255; ko=KO:K03551; pfam=PF05491,PF05496,PF17864; smart=SM00382; superfamily=46785,52540; tigrfam=TIGR00635), which encodes MTTSRLVTPERRADDIGDTSLRPQNLSEFVGQQQARANLQIFIDAARKRNEALDHVLFVGPPGLGKTTLAQIVARELGVGFRATSGPVIAKAGDLAALLTNLEERDVLFIDEIHRLSPSVEEVLYPAMEDFQLDLIIGEGPAARSVKIDLAKFTLVGATTRAGLLTNPLRDRFGIPVRLNFYTEGELEKIVTRGARVLNVGMTPDGANEIARRARGTPRIAGRLLRRVRDFASAADASAIDRNIADNALGALEVDNAGLDAMDRRYLTTIALNYGGGPVGVETMAAALSEPRDAIEDIIEPYLIQCGYLQRTPRGRLLTSHAFKHLGLAEPSRDPAQFGLFGGGDDEAP
- a CDS encoding Holliday junction DNA helicase RuvA (product_source=KO:K03550; cath_funfam=1.10.150.20,1.10.8.10,2.40.50.140; cog=COG0632; ko=KO:K03550; pfam=PF01330,PF07499,PF14520; smart=SM00278; superfamily=46929,47781,50249; tigrfam=TIGR00084), encoding MIGKLKGLIDSYGEDYVILDVQGVGYQVHCSARTLQALPSPGEAAVLSIETYVREDQIKLFGFRTDMEREWFRLLQTVQGVGAKVALAVLSTLPPSDLANAIALRDKAAVARTPGVGPKVAERIVTELKDKTPALANVDPAVVHLSEAMDDNRAPRPVSDAISALVNLGYGQPQAAAAIASAARSAGDNAETAQLIRLGLKELSK